Genomic DNA from Mycobacteriales bacterium:
GTTGGCCCGCGCCGGCGCCGACGTCGAGCTGACGTCCGACTACGACACCGCCCTGAACGCGGCCGGGCTCGTCGTGCCGGGTGTCGGCGCCTTCGCCGCCTGCATGCGCGGCATCAACGCCGTTCGCGGCGGCACCCTGGTCTGGGACCGGCTGCGCAAGGGGCGGCCGGTCCTCGGGATCTGCGTCGGTATGCAGGTGTTGTTCGAGAAGGGCGTCGAGCACGGCGAGAACACCAGCGGCATCGGTGTGCTGCCCGGGGAGGTCACCCGGTTGCAGGCCGACGTGGTCCCGCACATGGGCTGGAACACCGTCCAGGTGCCTGCCGGCTCGACGCTGTTCGCCGGCCTGGAGGGCGAACGCTTCTACTTCGTGCACTCCTTCGCCGTGCACGGCCAGGTGGCCGATGCGGTGACGACGACCGCCGAGCACGGCGAGCGGTTCGTCGCCGCCGTCGAGCGCGGGCCGCTGTCGGCCACCCAGTTCCACCCGGAGAAGAGCGGTGACGCCGGAGCCGCCCTGCTGAACAACTGGCTGGAGGCACTGTGAGCAAGCAGCGGCAGCGCGCCCGCGCGGCGCGTGAGGCGGAGAAGGCCAACGCCCGGGCGAAGGCCGCGAAGGCGGCCGAGCGGCGCGCGAAGGTCGAGCGACCGGCGCCGTCCGGGCCGGACATCTCCAAGCGCAAGGTCTACCGCCAGCGCCGCTTCCCCCCGCTTCCGTGGCGGCTCAAGCTGGGGTTGACGGTGTTCTGGCTGGCTGCCGTCGTCGCCTCGCTGCTGTTCGCGCCGACCTGGACCGGCCGGATCGGCCTGATCGTGGTCGCCACCATGGCCCTGCCGCTGATCGTCGTGATCGTGCGCGACCCCACCCGGAGACCCCGATGAGCCTCGAGTTGCTGCCCGCCGTCGACGTCGCCGACGGGCAGGCGGTCCGACTCGTGCAGGGCGAGGCCGGGAGCGAGACGTCGTACGGCGACCCGGTCGAGGCGGCACAGCAGTGGCAGCGCGACGGCGCCGGGTGGGTGCACCTGGTCGACCTCGACGCCGCCTTCGGCCGCGGGTCCAACCGTGACCTGCTGGCCAAGGTGGTGCAGACGCTCGACGTCCGGGTCGAGATGAGCGGCGGCATCCGGGACGACGCCTCGCTGGAGGCGGCGCTCGCCACCGGCTGCGCCCGGGTCAACCTCGGCACCGCGGCGCTCGAGTCACCCGCGTGGTGCGCCAAGGCGATCGCGACCTACGGCGACCGGATCGCGGTCGGTCTGGATGTGCGCGGTACGACGCTGGCGGCCCGCGGCTGGACGAGGGAGGGCGGTGACCTCTGGGAGGTGCTGGCCCGCCTCGACGCCGAGGGCTGCGCGCGCTACGTCCTCACCGACGTACGTCGCGACGGCACGCTCACCGGCCCGAACGTCGAGCTGCTGCGGCAGGTCTGCGCCGCGACCGACCGGCCGGTCGTGGCCAGCGGCGGCGTCTCGTCGCTGGCCGACCTGCGTGCGCTCGCTGCGCTCGTGCCGCTGGGCGTCGAGGGCGCCATCGTCGGGAAAGCTCTCTACGCAGGTGCTTTCACGCTTCCCGAAGCGCTGGCTGCCGTTCGCTGATCCGGTCGGCGAGAGCTGGCAGCACGGCCCCGAGCGGCGCGTCGACGCGCAGCCGGGCCTTGGCGTCCCCCCGCGTGACGCCCTGGTTGACGATCGCGACCGGGAGGCC
This window encodes:
- the hisH gene encoding imidazole glycerol phosphate synthase subunit HisH, with translation MSTVALLDYGSGNLRSAQRALARAGADVELTSDYDTALNAAGLVVPGVGAFAACMRGINAVRGGTLVWDRLRKGRPVLGICVGMQVLFEKGVEHGENTSGIGVLPGEVTRLQADVVPHMGWNTVQVPAGSTLFAGLEGERFYFVHSFAVHGQVADAVTTTAEHGERFVAAVERGPLSATQFHPEKSGDAGAALLNNWLEAL
- the priA gene encoding bifunctional 1-(5-phosphoribosyl)-5-((5-phosphoribosylamino)methylideneamino)imidazole-4-carboxamide isomerase/phosphoribosylanthranilate isomerase PriA; the encoded protein is MSLELLPAVDVADGQAVRLVQGEAGSETSYGDPVEAAQQWQRDGAGWVHLVDLDAAFGRGSNRDLLAKVVQTLDVRVEMSGGIRDDASLEAALATGCARVNLGTAALESPAWCAKAIATYGDRIAVGLDVRGTTLAARGWTREGGDLWEVLARLDAEGCARYVLTDVRRDGTLTGPNVELLRQVCAATDRPVVASGGVSSLADLRALAALVPLGVEGAIVGKALYAGAFTLPEALAAVR